In Runella sp. SP2, the genomic window AATCGGCCGTCAATTTCTTTGAAATGGGGCTTCTCGCCGCTTCTGACTGGCAAGCCAAGTGGATTGAACCCGAAAAAGAAGGAATTGATTTCAAGAAACAACAGCCCGCTTCGCTTATCCGTAAAGAGTTTGTCACCAAACCCAAAGGCAAGATAGCCTCTGCCCGTTTGTACGTCACCAGCCGTGGACTCAACGAAATGTACATCAACGGCCAACGCATCGGCAAAGACGTCCTCAGCCCAGGCTGGACGGCCTACCAGTCTCGTATTCAGTATTTTACTTACAATGTCACAGCATTTATTCAAGCAGGAAACAATGCGATAGGCGCCATGCTGGGTGATGGCTGGTACCGTGGCTATTTGGTGTGGGAAAACAACCGCAACGTCTGGGGTGAACGCGTCGCCCTGCTGAGTCAATTGGTGATTAAATACGAAGACGGAACCGAACAAATCATTGGTACCGACGAAACGTGGAAAGCCAACAACAACGGCCCCATCCGCGAAAACGACCTCTACAACGGCGAAACCTACGACGCACGTTTGGAGAAAAAAGGCTGGGCAGCCGTAGGGTTCGACGAAAGTGCGTGGTGGAACGTTCGGCTTGGTAATTACCCCAAAGACAACCTCATTGCCCCCGCTGGTCCGCCCGTACGCCGTACCCAAGAGTTGAAACCCCTCAAGGTGTTTACGACACCAGCGGGAGAAACCGTTTATGATTTTGGCCAAAATATGGTAGGATGGGTTCGGTTGCGCGTGCAAGGCCCTGCTGGCACCAAAATTCGTATTGCCCACGCCGAAGTCCTCGACCAAAAAGGCAATTTTTACACCGCCAACCTCCGCTCGGCCAAATGTGAACTCAATTACACCCTGAAAGGCGACAGCATCGAAGTCTATGAACCTCGTTTTACGTTCATGGGTTTTCGCTACGCCCGCATCGAAGGGCTTCCCAATCCGCCCACCCTCGATAACCTCACAGGTGTAGTCATTCACTCCGATTTCCCCAATTCAGGGACGTTTGAAACGTCAAAACCACTGGTCAATCAACTCCAAAAAAACATTGTTTGGGGACAAATTGGCAATTTTGTGGACGTACCCACCGATTGTCCGCAGCGTGATGAGCGCCTAGGCTGGACAGGCGACGCCCAAGCATTTGTTCGTACCGCTACGTTCAACAAAGAAGTGGCAGGCTTTTTTACCAAATGGCTACGCGACGTGGCCATTGACCAAAAGCCCAACGGCGGTGTACCGCACGTTGTGCCCGATGTGATTCAAAACAAAAACCCCGACGACATCAAGTCATCGGCAGGCTGGGCCGATGTCGCCACGATTGCCCCTTGGACGCTTTATCAAGTGTATTCTGACCGTCGTTTGTTGGAAACTCAATACGAATCCATGAAAAAATGGGTAGAGTATGTTCGCAAAAATGCAGGCACTAAGCTCCTCTGGACCAACGGCGAACACTTCGGCGATTGGCTCTCGTACCGAGGCGCTGCACAATTTGGAGAACCTGTAACCGACAATGATTTTATCGCCACGGCCTTTTTTGCTCATTCGGCCAACCTAACGTCCAAAGCCGCACTTACCTTAGGCAAAGCCACGGATGCGGTATTGTATGGGGAATTGTTCCAAAACATCAAAAAAGCCTTTTTGCAAGAATACGTTTCGCCCAATGGTCGGTTGGTTTGCAATACCCAAACAGCCTACGTGTTGGCACTTCATTTCGATTTATTACCCGAAAATCTTCGTCCACAGGCCGTTGAGCGCCTCGTACAAGACATCAAGCGACACGGCAACCACCTCACTACGGGCTTCTTGGGTACGCCTTATTTGTGCCACGTCCTGACTCGTTTTGGCAAAAACGACGTTGCTTACGACCTACTCAATCAAGAAACGTATCCTTCGTGGCTCTACCCCGTCAAAAAAGGTGCAACTACGATTTGGGAGCGCTGGGACGGTATCAAACCCGACGGAAGTTTTCAGGATGTTAGCATGAACTCCTACAACCATTATGCCTACGGTGCCATTGGCGATTGGATGTATCAGAACATGGCAGGAATTGATTTGGTAGAGCCTGGTTTCAAAAAATTTGTGATTGCACCCAAACCTGGCGGCGGATTCACTTCGACCAAAGCTACCTATGAATCTCCGTACGGAACGATAGCTTCGTCGTGGGAGCAACAAAACGGAAAAATGACCTTAAAAATAAGCGTACCTGCCAATTCAAAAGCCCTTGTCAAACTTCCTGCCATTGGGGCGGAGAAGTTAAATCAACTTGCTCAAGCCCAACGTCTCAAGCTTACAGAAGGGGCATTGGAAGTAGGGAGTGGAGAGTATTTGTTTGAGTGGTAAATCAGTCGGGTTTTGAGAAACCCGACTCACCGTGCTGAGGGTTTCTCAAAACTCGAAAACAAGTGCAAAAGATTGCTCACAACCCGATTAGCTAACTACTTTCTCTAGCAGTATTCGTTCCGCAATCTTGTTCTTCACTTCAGGAATATCCGTTTCAGGATAGTAGTGAATTTCAACATTTTTGCGGACGTATTCTATGCCTACGCTGGGTTGATGCCCGTGGAAGAGCAATGCAGGAAAATTAGCAATCGGGAAAAACGGCAAGCCCGAAACCCGATAAATCGTGATGGTTTTACAAAAAATACACGTTAAATGTTCAGGGAAAGAATCGAGGGTTAAGGCGTAAGTTGCCTCGTTGGCGACGTACGCCAACTCATGAATGGACAATAACCGAGACGCATTGATAAGTCGCTCAGATTCCCCTGTTGTCTGTGTTATTTCATCAATAATTTTTGAAGACAAATCCGTTTGACCACAAAAAACCACCGAGAAGGGAGATTCTTGCAACAACCGTTTCACAATATCCGCCCAAAACGAGAGGCTCATTTGTCGATGCGGTTCCCCAGTTTCAGGAAATAGCATCACATACGGCTCTGTCAACGGCGTGGGGAATTTTACCCCAATTGTCTCCCACGAAATAGTAGGTAAAATGGGGAAATACGGTTTTACTTCTTCCAATATTGCCTCAATACCCATTTCTTTCAGCAAGGCTGCGTAGGTATCGAAATGGTGAAAACACGTATTTTCGGGCAGAGTCAATTCCACATCGAGCAATCCACCTTGCCCTCTGCGATTAAACCCAATCGCTTTTTTTACTTGGGTAAAAGGTAGAATAAAATGAGAAACCGCATTTGAAGTACGGACGTCGATGTAATAATCGTACTCTTCACCTTTCAATACTGCAATTGCTTTCTTGAATGTTGCATAAAACTGCTTCATCTTTTGCCAATCACTCACCTTTGCTCGATTGCTTAGAAAGTGGTCGATGCAAATGATTTGACGAACGAAAGGATTGCATTCACTTACTACCTTACACCAAGTAGGGGTCAGTACATCAATAATGGCATCAGGGTATTTTTGACGAATTAGCGGAAACATATATGAAACCGTCAAGGCATCCCCCATGTGCCCCAACGAAGCCACCAATACCTTTGGGGCACTCGAAATAGAAGCACGTTTTCTTTTTTTATAGAACCATTTGGCATAGGCATCTATAAAAAAATCGGTCAAACGCATCGGAATTGTTTCGCGAGGGGTTCCGCTGTAATATCGCTTCATTAATGAGGTATCGTTCGTTATTTAAAAAGTATAACCCAGTTGGTGAAATTTTTCTTTCCAAAACTCCAGTTCATGGATATCCCACGCATGACAGCCAAAAGGGAGCTGTTGGTCGTTGAGATTAAACGATTTTGTCGGCATATCTTCCACGGCAAACCGCAAAGCTTCGCGCCAATGAGGTACCCGTACCCGCTGGAAGTATCGGTTCATTTCAAGGCAAAAAAAGACGTCTTCATTATAAAAAGAGCCTTTTCCCGCTAAATAACGCTCAATTGTAGGACGCTGAGCACGTACAATGTCAAGCATTTTTTGAACCTTACGAAGCGAAAACCCGCCGTTACCTACGGTCATTTTGAGAACAATATCCAACGGTTGGTTGTTTCGGTTTTTATCACGCAAATCCAGCCAAATCGCCAATTGCTTTTTGAGACGAAAAATGAGCTTATCCGTAACCGACGAAAAATCTCGCTCAATCCGCCAAGGCGCCCCGATGTAATCATACCCTTTTTTACACCACTCTAGCAGTTCGTCCCGAAATACAAACGCATCCAGCTGATAAATAAGCAAATACTCGTAACTCAAAAAGCGTTCGTAGAACTCCGTCGAAAGCATCAATCGGTTGTACGTCTGAACACTTTTAAAATAATCGTCCGTAAAAGGTTCAAACTGTAATTGAGGATGAAGTTTCTGTAAATAGTCAAGGTTCAGCGACTGCGGCTTTACGATTTTAATGGGATGTTCGGCTAAAACTTTTAAGCATTGGGTAAAAGCAATCTGCTCGTGAACAGTAAAGTTGGATTTATAAATGGGAATAACAACGACGACTGGGTTCATACCACCTTTGGATTGGTGTCGAATTTTTTGGGGTAACAAAAGACGTTCAAAGGTACAAGAAAAAGTGCATCCAAAATAAAATTTTCCCGATACCCTCTCAAATTAGCCTCTGTAGGTGGTTTAATCCTTCAATAGTTATGCTCCGTAATTTTAACCTCAAAAATAGGCTGTTTGGTCTCACAGGAGCATCTACCCAATATTTAGCAAAAAATTGTACATTTTTTATACACTCTCGTATTATCAAAGAAAATTTATCGTTAATTTTGCGGCAAATTTATGAATCACTATAAACTTTATATCATAATATGGTAGCTGTAAGACCGGATGAGGTTTCGGCGATACTTCGGGAACAATTGGCAGGAGCCAAAACCGACGCCCAACTCGAAGAAGTAGGTACGGTGCTCCAAATAGGTGACGGTGTAGCCCGTATCTATGGCCTTACCAAAGTACAAGCAGGAGAGCTTCTCGTGTTTGCAAATGGCCTCAAAGCCCTTGCCCTCAACCTCGAAGAAGATAACGTCGGAGCGGTATTGCTCGGCGAATCGTCCGAAATCAAAGAAGGTGATACCGTAAAACGTACTGGCGAAATCGCCTCTGTAAAAGTAGGTGAAGGAATCATCGGACGTGTAGTAAACACGCTTGCGGAACCTATCGACGGTATGGGACCTATCCAAGGTGAAACGTACGAAATGCCACTTGAGCGTAAAGCACCAGGGGTTATCTATCGTCAGCCTGTAACTGAGCCTCTTCAAACAGGTATCAAATCAATCGACGCCATGATTCCTATCGGACGTGGCCAACGCGAATTGGTGATTGGTGACCGTCAAACGGGTAAAACAGCCGTTTGTATCGATACCATCATCAACCAGAAAGAATTCTACGACAAAGGTGAGCCAGTATATTGTATCTACGTAGCTTGCGGTCAGAAAGCCTCTACCGTGAAGCAAGTAGAAGCTACCCTCCGTCGTTATGGAGCAATGGACTACACTGTTATCGTTTCGGCGTCAGCAGCAGATCCATCACCAATGCAGTTCTTTGCACCGTTTACGGGTGCTGCCATCGGGGAATATTTCCGCGATACTGGCCGTCCTGCTTTGGTAGTTTACGATGACTTGTCAAAACAAGCCGTTGCTTACCGCGAGGTATCTCTTTTGCTCCGTCGCCCACCAGGCCGCGAAGCTTATCCAGGAGACGTATTCTATCTTCACAGCCGTTTGCTAGAACGTGCCGCGAAAATCAACACGTCGGACGAAATTGCGAAAAACATGAACGACTTGCCACCTTCGTTGAAAGACAAAGTAAAAGGCGGTGGTTCATTGACCGCCCTTCCAATCATTGAAACACAAGCGGGTGACGTATCGGCGTATATTCCAACCAACGTAATCTCAATTACGGACGGTCAAATTTTCTTGGAGTCTAACCTCTTCAACGCAGGTATCCGTCCAGCCATCAACGTAGGTATCTCGGTATCACGCGTGGGTGGTAACGCACAGATCAAGTCAATGAAGAAAGTAGCAGGTACGCTTAAACTTGACCAAGCGCAGTTCCGTGAATTGGAAGCGTTTGCCAAGTTTGGTTCAGACCTTGATGCTTCTACTAAATTGACCATCGACCGTGGTCGCCGCAACCAAGAAATCTTGAAACAAGGTCAATTCTCACCAGTAAGTGTAGGCGACCAAGTAGCGATTATCTATGCTTCTATCAACGGCGTATTGGATAAAGTAAACGTTTCAAAAGTAAAAGAATTTGAAACCGAATTTATCCACCAATTGAAAGCTTCGCATCCAGAAGTGTTGAAAGCATTGGCTGCTGGCAAATTGGACGATTCAGTAACAGATACTATCAAGAAACTAGGTCGCGAACTCGCTCCTAAATACGCTTAATTTACTGCATTAGCAGGTTCATATCGAATGTCTCGCATCAAAGAAATCGTAAAGGCTACGCCCCTCATTGGGGACGTAGCCCGATTTATCGGAAAATATCGCACACGGGTACCCGCAGGGCATTTCTATAGCCCAATTGTATCGGTGGACGAAATACGTAAACGTGAAGAACAGATTTACCCCACACCTCCGCCACGGACGTTGCCAGGTATTGATCTTCGCGAAGAAGCGCAAGTCGCCTTGATGCAGACGTTTGCCTCGTCTTACTTTGGGAGTGTTCCGTTTACGGACAACCCCCAAGAAGGCTTTCGGTATTATTTTGTTAACAAATATTTTATTCACGCCGACGCCACCACGCTGCATTGCATGATGCGGCACTTTAAGCCCAAGCACATCATTGAAGCAGGGTCTGGGTTTTCGTCGGCTGTGATGTTGGATACCAACGAACGGTTTTTGAACCAAAGCGTAAAGTTCACGTTTATTGAGCCTTATCCCGACCGTTTGTATTCGTTGTTGACACCCGCCGACCGCCAACAGACAACCATTTTTGAAAAAACATTGCAAGATATTCCTGTGACGTATTTTGAGCAATTAGGCGAAAACGACATCCTGTTTATTGATTCGACCCACGTCTCAAAAACAGGAAGCGACGTCAACTATTTCTTGTTTGAGAT contains:
- a CDS encoding glycoside hydrolase family 78 protein, which gives rise to MNRFLLFFLCLSLSVIGQTPPPSPLRVEQLRVEYKTNPVGIDAFLPRFSWKLFSKERNTLQKSYQIQVSKDDKFSKKGLIWQSGEVVSDASHLIDYQGPNLQSRQRYFWKVKVTDNYGNVAESAVNFFEMGLLAASDWQAKWIEPEKEGIDFKKQQPASLIRKEFVTKPKGKIASARLYVTSRGLNEMYINGQRIGKDVLSPGWTAYQSRIQYFTYNVTAFIQAGNNAIGAMLGDGWYRGYLVWENNRNVWGERVALLSQLVIKYEDGTEQIIGTDETWKANNNGPIRENDLYNGETYDARLEKKGWAAVGFDESAWWNVRLGNYPKDNLIAPAGPPVRRTQELKPLKVFTTPAGETVYDFGQNMVGWVRLRVQGPAGTKIRIAHAEVLDQKGNFYTANLRSAKCELNYTLKGDSIEVYEPRFTFMGFRYARIEGLPNPPTLDNLTGVVIHSDFPNSGTFETSKPLVNQLQKNIVWGQIGNFVDVPTDCPQRDERLGWTGDAQAFVRTATFNKEVAGFFTKWLRDVAIDQKPNGGVPHVVPDVIQNKNPDDIKSSAGWADVATIAPWTLYQVYSDRRLLETQYESMKKWVEYVRKNAGTKLLWTNGEHFGDWLSYRGAAQFGEPVTDNDFIATAFFAHSANLTSKAALTLGKATDAVLYGELFQNIKKAFLQEYVSPNGRLVCNTQTAYVLALHFDLLPENLRPQAVERLVQDIKRHGNHLTTGFLGTPYLCHVLTRFGKNDVAYDLLNQETYPSWLYPVKKGATTIWERWDGIKPDGSFQDVSMNSYNHYAYGAIGDWMYQNMAGIDLVEPGFKKFVIAPKPGGGFTSTKATYESPYGTIASSWEQQNGKMTLKISVPANSKALVKLPAIGAEKLNQLAQAQRLKLTEGALEVGSGEYLFEW
- a CDS encoding glycosyltransferase family 9 protein; translation: MKRYYSGTPRETIPMRLTDFFIDAYAKWFYKKRKRASISSAPKVLVASLGHMGDALTVSYMFPLIRQKYPDAIIDVLTPTWCKVVSECNPFVRQIICIDHFLSNRAKVSDWQKMKQFYATFKKAIAVLKGEEYDYYIDVRTSNAVSHFILPFTQVKKAIGFNRRGQGGLLDVELTLPENTCFHHFDTYAALLKEMGIEAILEEVKPYFPILPTISWETIGVKFPTPLTEPYVMLFPETGEPHRQMSLSFWADIVKRLLQESPFSVVFCGQTDLSSKIIDEITQTTGESERLINASRLLSIHELAYVANEATYALTLDSFPEHLTCIFCKTITIYRVSGLPFFPIANFPALLFHGHQPSVGIEYVRKNVEIHYYPETDIPEVKNKIAERILLEKVVS
- a CDS encoding DUF5672 family protein, translated to MNPVVVVIPIYKSNFTVHEQIAFTQCLKVLAEHPIKIVKPQSLNLDYLQKLHPQLQFEPFTDDYFKSVQTYNRLMLSTEFYERFLSYEYLLIYQLDAFVFRDELLEWCKKGYDYIGAPWRIERDFSSVTDKLIFRLKKQLAIWLDLRDKNRNNQPLDIVLKMTVGNGGFSLRKVQKMLDIVRAQRPTIERYLAGKGSFYNEDVFFCLEMNRYFQRVRVPHWREALRFAVEDMPTKSFNLNDQQLPFGCHAWDIHELEFWKEKFHQLGYTF
- the atpA gene encoding F0F1 ATP synthase subunit alpha, which encodes MVAVRPDEVSAILREQLAGAKTDAQLEEVGTVLQIGDGVARIYGLTKVQAGELLVFANGLKALALNLEEDNVGAVLLGESSEIKEGDTVKRTGEIASVKVGEGIIGRVVNTLAEPIDGMGPIQGETYEMPLERKAPGVIYRQPVTEPLQTGIKSIDAMIPIGRGQRELVIGDRQTGKTAVCIDTIINQKEFYDKGEPVYCIYVACGQKASTVKQVEATLRRYGAMDYTVIVSASAADPSPMQFFAPFTGAAIGEYFRDTGRPALVVYDDLSKQAVAYREVSLLLRRPPGREAYPGDVFYLHSRLLERAAKINTSDEIAKNMNDLPPSLKDKVKGGGSLTALPIIETQAGDVSAYIPTNVISITDGQIFLESNLFNAGIRPAINVGISVSRVGGNAQIKSMKKVAGTLKLDQAQFRELEAFAKFGSDLDASTKLTIDRGRRNQEILKQGQFSPVSVGDQVAIIYASINGVLDKVNVSKVKEFETEFIHQLKASHPEVLKALAAGKLDDSVTDTIKKLGRELAPKYA
- a CDS encoding class I SAM-dependent methyltransferase; protein product: MSRIKEIVKATPLIGDVARFIGKYRTRVPAGHFYSPIVSVDEIRKREEQIYPTPPPRTLPGIDLREEAQVALMQTFASSYFGSVPFTDNPQEGFRYYFVNKYFIHADATTLHCMMRHFKPKHIIEAGSGFSSAVMLDTNERFLNQSVKFTFIEPYPDRLYSLLTPADRQQTTIFEKTLQDIPVTYFEQLGENDILFIDSTHVSKTGSDVNYFLFEIFPRLQPGVIVHVHDVFYPFEYPKAWVIDGNGRFGWNEAYMMRAFLMYQNQFEVLFYNDFLQTFHSEWLSQHMPTYATRGRGSSIWLRKTK